One part of the Ornithorhynchus anatinus isolate Pmale09 chromosome 21, mOrnAna1.pri.v4, whole genome shotgun sequence genome encodes these proteins:
- the ALKBH2 gene encoding DNA oxidative demethylase ALKBH2, which produces MDRFLVKGARGCSVGKGPREQLGRKRALEHSEDGQERESEPENGRENLEKKTSVMADPSVGGYRWQQIKAEGLDCDYAVLFGRAEADGLFQELEREVEYFTGDLSKVQVFGKWHSIPRKQATYGDSGLSYTFSGLTLSPKPWIPVTERIRDRVSRATGHNFNFVLVNRYQDGHDHIGEHRDDERELAPRSPIASVSFGACRDFCLRHRDSRGKKPSRDVASVKLQLAHGSILLMNYPTNIYWYHSLPVRKKVRAPRINLTFRTIASPGK; this is translated from the exons ATGGACAGATTTCTAGTCAAGGGGGCTCGGGGATGCTCCGTTGGAAAAGGTCCACGGGAACAGTTGGGGAGAAAGCGGGCCCTGGAGCACAGTGAAGACGGCCAGGAGCGAGAGTCAGAGCCGGAAAATGGAAGAGAGAACCTCGAGAAGAAAACCTCAGTGATGGCCGACCCCTCTGTGGGAGGTTACCGCTGGCAGCAAATCAAGGCCGAAGGCCTGGATTGTGATTATGCTGTCCTTTTTGGCCGGGCTGAGGCAGACGGACTTTTTCaagagctggaaagagaagtggaatATTTTACAG GTGACCTTTCCAAAGTTCAAGTGTTCGGGAAGTGGCACAGCATTCCGAGGAAGCAGGCGACCTACGGCGATTCCGGGCTGTCTTACACCTTTTCGGGTCTCACCTTGTCTCCCAAACCGTGGATCCCAGTGACGGAGCGTATCCGGGACCGCGTCTCCCGGGCCACCGGACACAACTTTAACTTCGTACTTGTCAACAG GTATCAGGACGGGCACGATCACATCGGGGAGCACCGGGATGACGAACGGGAACTCGCCCCGCGGAGCCCCATCGCCTCCGTGTCCTTCGGCGCCTGCAGGGACTTCTGCTTGCGGCACCGCGATTCTCGAGGGAAGAAGCCCTCGAGGGACGTGGCCAGCGTGAAGCTGCAGCTGGCCCACGGGAGCATCCTCCTGATGAACTACCCGACCAACATATACTGGTACCACAGCCTCCCCGTCCGGAAGAAAGTTCGGGCTCCGCGAATCAACCTGACCTTCCGGACGATCGCGTCTCCTGGAAAGTAA